One part of the Oceanivirga salmonicida genome encodes these proteins:
- the murC gene encoding UDP-N-acetylmuramate--L-alanine ligase: MRIYFSGINGIGMSGIAKILNEQGHIVEGSDLEYKDITNDLENMGITVNIGQSLENIENFEPDLYVYSTAIKETNPEYLYAKNKGIEMKRRGEILADLFNKFDKTIAVAGTHGKTTTSSMAALSFLETKPYIVVGGIIPELNTNSQMGDSDYFIVEADESDNSFLHLHPKYSIITNVEADHLEHHGNLENIKKSFVQFIKQTRDKVIISKDCPTIKSLDLDEFKDKIVYYSILEKTADICVKNIKVEGGITKFEVLIHGKSIGEVSLTVPGVHNVSNSLSVIYLAYLENLDMDIVKEHLLRFTGAKRRYQVIYDEEIKVIDDYAHHPTEIKATINAAKSKEKGRITVIFEPHRYTRTKYFLNDFAKSLLLADKIILLPIYAASEENESNISSSDLANKIKELDNDKQVCVMLPEELMNHIYLNNKPNDVYIFMGAGTVSKFAYSMVNKMKG; the protein is encoded by the coding sequence ATGAGAATATATTTTAGTGGAATAAATGGAATAGGAATGAGCGGTATAGCCAAAATTTTAAATGAGCAAGGACATATAGTAGAGGGTTCTGATTTAGAATATAAAGATATTACTAATGATTTAGAAAATATGGGAATAACTGTAAATATAGGACAAAGTTTAGAAAATATAGAAAATTTTGAACCTGATTTATATGTTTATTCAACTGCTATAAAAGAAACTAATCCTGAATATCTATATGCGAAAAATAAGGGCATAGAAATGAAAAGAAGAGGAGAAATATTAGCAGACCTATTTAATAAATTTGATAAAACTATCGCAGTAGCAGGAACACACGGAAAAACTACTACTTCTTCTATGGCAGCATTAAGTTTTTTAGAAACTAAACCATATATAGTAGTTGGTGGAATAATACCAGAGTTAAATACTAATAGCCAAATGGGAGATAGCGATTATTTTATAGTAGAAGCCGATGAAAGTGATAATTCATTTTTACATTTACACCCTAAATATTCTATAATTACTAATGTAGAAGCTGATCATTTAGAGCATCATGGAAATTTAGAAAATATTAAAAAATCATTTGTTCAGTTTATAAAACAAACTAGGGATAAAGTAATAATTTCAAAAGATTGTCCAACTATAAAAAGTTTAGATTTAGATGAGTTTAAAGATAAAATAGTGTATTACAGTATTTTGGAAAAAACTGCTGATATATGTGTTAAAAATATAAAAGTTGAAGGTGGTATTACAAAATTCGAAGTATTAATACATGGTAAAAGTATAGGAGAAGTTTCTTTAACAGTTCCAGGTGTACATAATGTATCAAATTCACTTTCAGTTATATATTTAGCATATTTAGAAAATTTAGATATGGATATAGTTAAAGAGCATTTATTAAGATTTACAGGTGCAAAAAGAAGATATCAAGTAATATATGATGAAGAAATTAAAGTAATAGATGATTATGCTCATCATCCAACTGAAATAAAGGCAACTATAAATGCTGCAAAGAGCAAGGAAAAAGGAAGAATAACAGTAATATTTGAGCCACATAGATATACTAGAACAAAATATTTCTTAAACGATTTTGCTAAATCTTTATTATTGGCTGATAAAATAATACTTTTACCAATATATGCAGCTAGTGAAGAAAACGAAAGTAATATAAGTTCAAGTGATTTGGCTAATAAAATAAAAGAATTAGATAATGATAAG